One genomic window of Corynebacterium massiliense DSM 45435 includes the following:
- the trxA gene encoding thioredoxin has translation MNADSRGVLPTMATIDVTEDTFEETVSGEGIVLVDAWADWCGPCKRFAPVFEKESEEHSDVTFAKLDTEANQGLAAALQIQSIPTLMVFRDSIMVFREAGALPPAALDDLIKQVKDLDMNEVRRQVEEQNAQADAEAAKGDQA, from the coding sequence ATGAACGCTGACTCAAGAGGAGTTTTACCCACAATGGCAACGATCGACGTCACGGAAGACACCTTCGAAGAGACTGTTTCGGGCGAGGGCATCGTGCTTGTCGATGCCTGGGCGGACTGGTGCGGCCCCTGCAAGCGTTTTGCCCCGGTATTTGAAAAGGAATCCGAGGAGCACTCGGACGTGACCTTCGCCAAGCTGGACACCGAGGCCAACCAGGGGCTGGCAGCTGCGCTGCAGATCCAGTCCATTCCGACGCTCATGGTTTTCCGCGACTCCATCATGGTCTTCCGCGAGGCGGGCGCCCTCCCGCCGGCCGCACTGGACGACCTCATCAAGCAGGTCAAGGACCTCGACATGAACGAGGTGCGCCGCCAGGTCGAGGAGCAGAACGCGCAGGCCGACGCCGAGGCCGCCAAGGGCGATCAGGCCTAA
- a CDS encoding PspA/IM30 family protein, with protein sequence MANPFSKGWKHLMASLDHKIDENADPKVQIEQAVEAAKKQHQAISQQAAEVIGNKKQLEMQLNRLLGKQEEYQSQARQAVQLADKATAEGDSQKASEYNQAAEVVASQLVSVEEEIESIKGQYRAAEQAAEQAQQQQKQSEARLKEQLNEVNKLRAQADQAAMQEKSAEAMDSMRQFNTDDSVPTLDSVREKIEKRYSTALGAQELSQAGGADRMQEITSAGRDMKASARLDEIRSSMGSTGSGENQLESGASASAGSADGAANKALTEGAGSDSAAGGNAATGDAETDDTDRA encoded by the coding sequence ATGGCTAACCCGTTTTCCAAGGGCTGGAAGCACTTGATGGCTTCCCTCGACCACAAGATCGATGAGAACGCGGACCCGAAGGTCCAGATCGAGCAGGCGGTCGAGGCGGCAAAGAAGCAGCACCAGGCCATCTCGCAGCAGGCTGCCGAGGTGATTGGTAATAAGAAGCAGCTGGAAATGCAGCTCAACCGCCTGCTGGGCAAGCAGGAGGAGTACCAGTCCCAGGCGCGCCAGGCCGTCCAGCTGGCTGACAAGGCCACCGCCGAGGGCGACAGCCAGAAGGCGAGCGAGTACAACCAGGCCGCCGAGGTCGTGGCGTCGCAGCTGGTCTCGGTTGAAGAGGAAATCGAGTCCATCAAGGGCCAGTACCGCGCGGCGGAGCAGGCTGCCGAGCAGGCGCAGCAGCAGCAAAAGCAGTCTGAGGCGCGCCTGAAGGAGCAGCTCAATGAGGTGAACAAGCTGCGCGCCCAGGCCGATCAGGCAGCGATGCAGGAAAAGAGCGCCGAGGCCATGGACTCGATGCGCCAGTTCAACACCGATGACAGCGTGCCCACCCTGGACTCGGTGCGCGAAAAGATCGAGAAGCGCTACTCCACGGCGCTCGGCGCGCAGGAGTTGTCGCAGGCGGGCGGCGCTGATCGCATGCAGGAGATCACCTCGGCGGGCCGCGACATGAAGGCGTCCGCGCGCCTCGACGAGATTCGTTCCTCCATGGGCTCCACCGGTTCCGGGGAGAACCAGCTGGAATCGGGGGCATCGGCAAGCGCAGGCTCCGCAGACGGCGCGGCCAACAAGGCGCTTACCGAAGGTGCGGGGTCGGATTCTGCGGCCGGCGGGAACGCGGCCACCGGCGACGCGGAGACCGACGACACCGACCGCGCGTAA
- a CDS encoding heavy-metal-associated domain-containing protein, translating to MAVEHYIVGGMTCEHCEMSVTEEVLEIPGVEHVHADHTTGDVAVEGSGFTDEQVADAIHEAGYTLEG from the coding sequence ATGGCCGTAGAGCACTACATCGTGGGAGGAATGACCTGCGAGCACTGCGAGATGTCCGTCACCGAAGAAGTCCTGGAAATCCCCGGCGTGGAACACGTTCACGCCGATCACACGACTGGCGATGTCGCCGTGGAGGGCTCCGGATTCACCGACGAGCAGGTCGCCGACGCTATCCACGAGGCGGGCTACACCCTGGAGGGCTAA